The genomic region AGTTGTTTGGGCTATTACAGGATGGTTTCCCAAGCTCATTACCAGTAAGCTACTCGTAAAGGCGATCGCCGCTAGGTATCGTTGTAATCGGCGCAGTTGCAAGAATTTTAATTGACTTAATTTGCAATCGGACATTCCTAAAAACAAGAAATAGGACAAAAAAAGTCGTAAGTCGTAACTCGTACCTCGTAAGTTAGAAAAATATCTGGATAACCTTAAATAAAGTTGACAAATTATTGACTTAGCTGATTCTATGTTCTAGTTCGCAGAAGATAACTCTTCCACTTACGACTTACGACTTACGACTTACGACTTAGTTTGACGTTAGTATTCGACCTTTGGTTGCTGCCATTACTCAGAATAATTCGGAATTTGTCCCGTGTAATTCGTAATTATTCGGAATTCCTGTCACTGATGTTTCCTTTATCCGTTTCCTGGTAGGCGATCGCCTGCTTTGTTTGTGTAAAAAAATACTGGCAAGCAGTAACCTGCTTGCCACCAGCAAAGATACATATTTCTTAAATATGCCACTAGTAACTAAGCTTAATTTCCCCGAGCAACCGCCATCTCTACTTGTTTGAATTCTAATTCCAGGCGTTGCTTAAGTTTTGCTGGTAGAGGACGGTTAGGATAAGAACTGTAGTGACCAGCCAGGGAATTTAAAGCGGTGCGCATGGTGGTAAAAGAACTTAAACCTGTCAAACTACCATTACGCTGATAGCGGGCAGCGAAATCATTAATTTTTTTGCGGGCTTCTGCTTGGACTTCGCCTTTGTTCGGTGCATCCTGCGGCATTTCGATAGCGTTGCGCAATATACCTATCACATCCAAGGTATCTTGACGATAATCTCCAGAAAGCCCACCGCCACTAGAGCAGCCCATTAAACCAATAACGACTACCAAAACCAGGGCAAGTAGACGTGACCAATAGTGCTTCATATACAATCCATTCACATTCATACTTAAATCACAGTCAATCCTACCGTGGAATGGGATCATCTAAGAAGCCGACTGATAACTGATAACTGATAACTGATAACTGACATGGGTTTACCGCAATTTGTTTTGGCTTCTGCTTCTCCAGCGCGGCGGCGCTTGTTACAAATGGTTGGCATCGAACCATTTGTGCGCGTCAGCAATTTTGATGAGTCTCAAATTCAAACCGAGAATGCAACTGAATTGGTAGAAACTTTAGCGCGTTGTAAAGCGGAAGCGATCGCACCTCAATTTGATTCGGCTTTAATTGTGGGCTGTGATTCTGTCTTGCTGTTAAATGGAGAAATTCATGGTAAACCGGAGAATATAGAAGTCGCGATTGCCCGTTGGCAGCACATGAGCGGTCAAATAGGGGAACTATATACAGGTCATGCTATTATCGACCAGCCACAACAACAAATACTTGTCCGCACTCAAGTCACGCGGGTTTATTTTGCTCAAATGAGCGATCGCGCTATTAGAGCTTACGTTGCTACCGGAGAACCCCTCAAGTGTGCTGGTGCTTTTGCTTTAGAAGGGCGTGGGGGTCTATTTGTCGATAAAATTGAAGGCTGTCACTCAAACGTCATTGGTCTCAGCTTACCCCTACTGCGCCAAATGCTCTTGCAACTCGGTTATGAGGTGACGGATTTTTGGGATAGGTAAGTCAAAAGTCAAAAGTTAAAAGTCAAAACTACATTTGCAAAAGATTAGTGACTGACAACTAACAACCGACAACCAACAACTACCAATTACCATCCACCTCAAATTGATGCGTGCGTAATACCGCTTCCCCATGATCTGGAACCCAAGCTAACCACTCGTCTTTTCCCACCTGGCACAGGAGCAATGCTTCATCATGACTGTAAGTACTGGGAAGTTCTCGCAACTTGACCCAACCATTGCGTTGACATTGCTCTAATGAATTGTCGTAAATTTTGTTCAACCAGTCCGAATGGGTTCTATCGGCGGTTTTGTGTTGTTTGTGAGAATTTAGTTGCACTGCCTTTGCCCTCTTTACTCAGAAAAGTCGATCGGCAATCTGTAAAAATTGCTTTTCTGTAGTTTATGCTACAGAAAATTCGAGAGAAGCTGCATCTATCGTTGGATAACTTTACGTTTGTTCCAGCCAGATATACGATCGCCTTTTAAGTTCCGAACCACATAGAGTAATAGAATGAGAAGTTGTGAGTGATGAATTTAGCATTCACAGTCCGGTATTGAGTATTTTTCCATGACACCTGCTTCTACACCTTCATTGCGATCGCAACAGCACTATCTAATTCGGCAACTAGCCGACGCGATCGAATCTGTTTGGCAAAACCATTTAGAACTCTCACCCTACGTCATTCCCGCAGAGTTAGGCTATGTTGAAGGCAGATTGGAGGGAGAGAAACTGACAATTGAAAATCGTTGTTACCAAACTCCCCAATTTCGTAAACTACACCTAGAATTGGCGAAAGTGGGAACGAGTCTAGATATTTTGCACTGCGTCATGTTTCCCCGTGTAGAATACGCTCTACCGATGTTTGGCTGTGACTTAGTGGGAGGAAGAGGACAAATTAGTGCTGCGATCGCAGATTTATCGCCTTTAAATCGAAAACGGACTTTACCATCTGCCTATACTGCTGCACTTTCTGCTTTACCAAATCCGAATTTTTCTCAACCCCGCGAACTTCCAGGTTGGGGAGATATCTTTTCGCCATTTTGCACGTTTATTCGTCCTGGTTCTCCAGAGGAAGAAGAGAAATTTCTGGCGATGGTACGAGGATTTTTAGAAATACATTGTACCCGGGCGATCGCATCTCAACCTGTTTCAAAAACGCAACAAGCTGAAATTTTTGCCGCACAACAATATTACTGTACAAAACAGCAGCAAAATGACAAAACCCGTCGAGTGTTAGAAAAAGCCTTTGGCGCAGAGTGGGCAGAACACTATATGACGACGATATTATTTGACTTACCCCCAAACGAGTAAATTGGGATGATATTCGGTAGCTAAGACCTGCATCTATCTGATTAGCAATTCACAAATCAATTAGAAAGGAATAGACATAATCTGATTTATCCATTCTTCAGCTTCAGATGCTTCCCAAATTAGAATAAGAGATTCAATCGCATCACTAATTGACAGATTTTGAGAAATAATTATGACTCCAGTACTAGTTTGTGTAGTAATAAACTTACCAAATTCAATTGACATAGTTTTGCGATCGTGAGTTACGAGTAATCCCTCGTCTCGCGCAGCTATAGCTAATACTTCTTGGTCTGTCTTACCTTCCAAGCCTGCTACATAAGCCGATTGAAAATCAATATTTGTTTCTCTTCGGATTGTGCTAGCCACAATTGCCTGTTTCAAGTCGGCATCTGCTTGAAATCGAATTTTCGTCATGCTTTGCCCTGCTTTTGGGCTTTAGCAGCTATTAGTTTTTGATGCAAAGCTGAATTTCTTTCTCTTAAAGAGAGCCGCAGCTTTTCAAATTCTTCTTCTCCCTTTTCAAGATAGCTATTAATTAGTTTTTGATTAGCAAGGTAAAAAGTAATCGCTCCATAAACCTGCTCTAGTGAGAGCAAAGGGAAGTTTTGGGCAATACTCTCAGGTGATTCTCCAGCTAAAAAAGCATAAACAACTGAATCAAGAGAAATGCGAGTTCCCAAAATCCAGTAACCTTCATCTCGCTGTTCGATATATTGTTTGGTAACAGATGGTGTGTTTTTCATAAATTATCGATTGTTCCTTTGTCTAACAATCCCTTTTACCCGCCACCAGTCATATCTCGAACTCAACCGACCAAGTCTGTACAGTTGAAGTGCAACAGGATTGTTATGCTGCGTCTGTCATTCGTTTTTCTAACAACCTAACATCATTCCCTGAAGATCTCATTAAGTTTGTGCGATATATTTGTGACTGAATCGAATTCTCTAATATATCTTTCTACAACTTGTGGATCGGTGTCTACGCATGAACCCGTACAAACTCCAGTATCAACATCTACTATTCCTACTGATACTTTCTTATTACCGAAAATGACGATATCAGTATTTTCAATACGACTCTTTAACTTAAATTTCTTCTTGCTCAACCTCGTGTTCGCTACCTCATTAATACTCTACCAGCGTCACAATTGGCACGTCGGGCAAATTCTGTCGCCCTGCTAAATCTTGTAACTCGACAACAAACCCAAAACCCACCAACTCGCAGCCGATTTGCTGTACTAACTTCGCCGTCGCACAAGCAGTCCCCCCAGTGGCGATCAAGTCATCTACAATTAACACTCGACTACCAGGCTGTAAGGCATCTTGATGCACTTCTAACTTATCCATGCCATACTCTAGTTCGTATTCAACCGAGTGAACCAAAGAGGGTAACTTCCCAGGTTTACGCACGGGAATGAAGCCAATGCCTAATTTATAAGCCAAAGCTGCACCAATGATAAAGCCGCGTGACTCAATCCCGACAATATATTCAGCATTTAACCCCGCACCATCCAGCTTATCAGCCAGACTATCTATGGCATGGCGCAGTCCTGCGGCATCGCGCAACAAAGTAGTAATATCTCGAAACAAAATACCAGGCTTGGGAAAATCGGGAATATCGCGAATCAGGGACTTGAGATCCATATGTTGTCAGCGAAGATGGCTAAGTATAACGGCAACTATCTATATTGGCAGACTTAGGAAGACTTTGAAAAATCGTACACTAGAATTCCAGATGTTTTAAATTGTTACGCGCGATCGCTAATTTCAAGCGAGAATCAGGGAAACCTTATTATCAGTTATCAGTGACGAGTGGCTGGTGACTAGTGACTAGAATTGCTCCCTTGTCCCCCCTTGTCCCCCTTCTTCCCGACTCCCGACTCCCGACTCCCTTCTATGCTAAAAGTAGACAGTCAGTCGCCAATTTTGCCAATCTAGTGAAGGCTTGTTTTAATTATTTACCCGTATATCTTTGGTTAAGATGAATGTCTCCGCAAGCGCGAATCCGTTAGATAGTTCAACCGTCCCATCCCTCCCCCTGATGCTGGAAAGTTTACCTAACCCACCTGTTGATGAAAGGGCGTGTCCTCAAAGGGTGAGGTTGCAAATTGATTTGATGTTACTGGCGATTGAAGCCCTAGAACTT from Scytonema millei VB511283 harbors:
- the psb27 gene encoding photosystem II protein Psb27, with the protein product MKHYWSRLLALVLVVVIGLMGCSSGGGLSGDYRQDTLDVIGILRNAIEMPQDAPNKGEVQAEARKKINDFAARYQRNGSLTGLSSFTTMRTALNSLAGHYSSYPNRPLPAKLKQRLELEFKQVEMAVARGN
- a CDS encoding Maf family protein → MGLPQFVLASASPARRRLLQMVGIEPFVRVSNFDESQIQTENATELVETLARCKAEAIAPQFDSALIVGCDSVLLLNGEIHGKPENIEVAIARWQHMSGQIGELYTGHAIIDQPQQQILVRTQVTRVYFAQMSDRAIRAYVATGEPLKCAGAFALEGRGGLFVDKIEGCHSNVIGLSLPLLRQMLLQLGYEVTDFWDR
- a CDS encoding phycocyanobilin:ferredoxin oxidoreductase; translation: MTPASTPSLRSQQHYLIRQLADAIESVWQNHLELSPYVIPAELGYVEGRLEGEKLTIENRCYQTPQFRKLHLELAKVGTSLDILHCVMFPRVEYALPMFGCDLVGGRGQISAAIADLSPLNRKRTLPSAYTAALSALPNPNFSQPRELPGWGDIFSPFCTFIRPGSPEEEEKFLAMVRGFLEIHCTRAIASQPVSKTQQAEIFAAQQYYCTKQQQNDKTRRVLEKAFGAEWAEHYMTTILFDLPPNE
- a CDS encoding DUF5615 family PIN-like protein; its protein translation is MTKIRFQADADLKQAIVASTIRRETNIDFQSAYVAGLEGKTDQEVLAIAARDEGLLVTHDRKTMSIEFGKFITTQTSTGVIIISQNLSISDAIESLILIWEASEAEEWINQIMSIPF
- a CDS encoding DUF433 domain-containing protein, producing the protein MKNTPSVTKQYIEQRDEGYWILGTRISLDSVVYAFLAGESPESIAQNFPLLSLEQVYGAITFYLANQKLINSYLEKGEEEFEKLRLSLRERNSALHQKLIAAKAQKQGKA
- a CDS encoding adenine phosphoribosyltransferase; amino-acid sequence: MDLKSLIRDIPDFPKPGILFRDITTLLRDAAGLRHAIDSLADKLDGAGLNAEYIVGIESRGFIIGAALAYKLGIGFIPVRKPGKLPSLVHSVEYELEYGMDKLEVHQDALQPGSRVLIVDDLIATGGTACATAKLVQQIGCELVGFGFVVELQDLAGRQNLPDVPIVTLVEY